In one window of Brassica rapa cultivar Chiifu-401-42 chromosome A07, CAAS_Brap_v3.01, whole genome shotgun sequence DNA:
- the LOC103830550 gene encoding uncharacterized protein LOC103830550, which translates to MGKIKKLNRGAHVTAPYPSPPSCCKKQWSGSTCPVCLESPHNAVLLLCSSYHQGCRPYMCATSSRFANCLDQYRKSYGNSEQAQLLCPLCRGQVKGWTVVEDARMHFNSKRRTCMQETCSFVGNFKKLKKHMKEKHPHACPWAVDPALETKWNRLERERDRRDVISTIMSSTPGAVVMGDYVIEPRHRGAANDEEDYSSDDSLSDGVPELDSWRGQNHHIRFIDMDASDLASSSRSHDASPRSLLLPRNQRGDNRGR; encoded by the coding sequence ATGGGGAAAATCAAGAAATTGAATCGTGGGGCTCACGTTACTGCTCCTTATCCATCACCACCGTCTTGTTGCAAGAAACAATGGTCAGGCTCAACTTGCCCAGTATGTTTGGAGTCTCCACACAACGCTGTTCTTCTCCTCTGTTCGTCTTATCACCAAGGATGCCGTCCTTACATGTGCGCAACAAGCAGCCGCTTCGCCAACTGTCTTGACCAGTACAGGAAGTCCTACGGAAACTCGGAACAGGCTCAGCTTTTGTGTCCGCTATGCAGAGGTCAAGTGAAAGGTTGGACTGTTGTGGAAGACGCAAGGATGCATTTCAACTCCAAGAGAAGGACTTGTATGCAGGAAACATGCTCCTTTGTAGGAAACTTCAAGAAGCTCAAGAAACACATGAAGGAGAAACACCCGCATGCTTGCCCTTGGGCCGTTGATCCAGCTCTAGAGACCAAATGGAATAGGctggagagggagagagacagAAGAGACGTGATAAGCACGATTATGTCGTCGACTCCAGGCGCTGTTGTGATGGGAGATTATGTCATAGAGCCGCGTCATCGGGGAGCTGCTAATGATGAAGAAGATTACAGTTCAGATGATTCTCTGAGCGACGGTGTACCGGAGTTAGATTCATGGCGAGGACAAAACCATCATATTAGGTTTATCGATATGGATGCAAGCGACTTAGCATCATCTTCCAGATCCCATGATGCTTCTCCACGCAGTTTACTCTTGCCACGGAACCAGAGAGGCGACAATAGAGGtcggtaa